CGAGCAGGCGCCGATCCGAAGCGGCCAGGGCCCGCACAAGGGGACGGCCGATAAAGCCCGTAACACCGGCTAGGAGGATGCGCTCCACAGACAGCACCTCCGGTTTTCGCCTCCGTCAAACGAGCTAAGGCGACAGAAGGTTCTCGGAAAGCCGCTATGGAGGGCCATCGGATTTACGTGGGCACTTCGGGCTGGAGCGTGCTATCGGGACCGGAACGGCGCGCGCTTGGCGGCCCTGGTCCGCTGCTTGCCCGCTACGGGCGGGTCTTTCCGGCTGTGGAGGTGAACACGACCTTTTACCGCTCCCACCGGCCCGGCACGTATGCGCGCTGGGCGGAGCTTGTGCCCGAGGGTTTTCGGTTTGCCGTCAAGATGCCGCGCTGGATTACGCACTTGGGCCGGCTTCGCAGGCTTGACGGGCTTGAGCCGTTTTTAACGGAGGTGCGGCATCTGGGCCCTAAACTTGGCCCGGTGCTCGTGCAGTTGCCGCCCAGCCTGCGCTATGATCCGGAGCCGGTGGAGGCGTTTTTCGCCGCGCTTCGCGGCCTCTACGACGGCCCCTGCGCTTGCGAGGGCCGTCACGGAAGCTGGTTTTCCGAGGAGGCCGGGGCTATGCTAGGACGCTGGCGGATCGCCCGCGTCGTGGCCGATCCGGCCCCGATTCCGGCCGAGCCCGAGCCCGGAGGGTGCGGAGAGCTCGTGTACGTGCGCCTGCACGGCCGGCCTCGGATGTACTACTCGGCCTACGCTCCAGCGGAGCTGGAGGCCTGGATCGGACGGCTTCTTCGGTGGGCGAAGCAGGGACCGGTGTGGTGCTTTTTCAACAACACGGCCTCTCAAGAGGGCCTGGAGAACGCGCGCTACACCTGGGAGCGGCTTCAGGCGGAGTGCGGCTCGCCTTAGGTGGGCTCGATCACGAGCAATTTGAGCTCGCGCTCGGTGCGCTGACCGGATTCCAGGTCCGTGATCTGCAGCCGTATGGTCACCTCTCCGGGGGTCCAGTTGCGGGTCTCCAGCAGCAGGTATTCGCGCAACGTGCTGCCGCTTGTTATGTGCGTGGTAGCACCGCTTGTGCGCTCCAGCCGAAACTCCGTTCCCAGCGGTCCGGTCGGGACCCGACGCAGCACCTCGTAGGTCGTGCGCACCCGGGCCTGGCCTGCGGCGTTGGGCTTAAGATGGTAGACCTCGTAATACAAGGCCAGGGGCGCGCCCGGCAGGCAGGAGCTATAGGGATAGGGTCGGGTGGCGCCGGCGGGCACCGGGCGCGCGCTGAGTGCGGCCTCTTGCAGGACTTCCAGGAGCATAAGATCGCTCATCTCCAGCCGGGCCGGATTGGGGTTCAGGGCCCGAAGCGAATCCAGGCGCTGCACGTAGGTTTTGAGCAGGGGGATGGAGTCCAGGTTAGGCACCCGGCTCCGGGAGGGAAGCAGGTATTGGTCCAGTTCGAAGGCCAGATGGTAGAGGCCCGTATCCCCCCGTATCGTGTAGGTGCGGGGCTCCAGCACGGCCTCGCGCTGGCGGGCGGCCTGGGGGGCGAGCCGATGCCGGAAGTAATGCCGCACCCGGGGCTGATAGGCCGAATCGGTCTGTACGATGGAGCCCACAAGCAGGTATTCGGCCTGCTCCAGCGGCATGCGGGCGCGCTCCAGGCGGCGCCTCATCGCGCGGGAGGGCTCAAAGCTCCGGGCCGGCCCGGACCAGTAGAGCTCTGTGCGCGTGGTGCCGTCCGGATCGAGAAAGCGCGCCCAGCGCAGCTCGATCTGAAGCGCCTCGTAGGGATCGAGCACGTTCGTATAGGGCGGGGCCTGCAGCTGCTCGCGCCGCTCAAGCAGGTAGGCCTCCTCGTTCTGGACTTGCAGGAGCATCCGCTGCCCGAAGGCCGTAGGCGGAAGCTCGGGCCGCTGCGGGACCTGGCTTTCGAGCGTGGCCACGTAGTTGGCCACCTCATCGTAGAGCGCGCCGTAGTCGATGTGATACAGGGCAAGCTGGCGGTAGATCTCCTCCAGGGTGCGGAGCAGGGCCTCGGCCCGGCGCGGGCTATTTCGCAGGGGGCGCGGGATGAGCTCTTCGGAGGAGCCGATCCGGAAGCCCTCTCCGGGCCGGCGGATGAAGAGATAGTGCAGGTTGCGGTCGACCTGGGAGTAGACCCAGAATTCGTTTTCCGGGAACTCCAGGGGGCTCAGCGTGGGCTCTCGATCCAAGACCAAGCGCCGGTAGCGGGGGTCATCTAAGCGCACGCGCGTTTGCCGGGCCGGGGGGCCGTAGCGGATGTAGATCCGGCCGCGATCATCGAGCCGGTCCTCGTAGGTGTAGTGCCGGTGGGCGTAGGCCCAGCGCTCCAGGTGCTCTTCGATGCGCTCGTTGCGTGCGGTGGCGGGCCGGGCGTCCTGCGACCGCCACCAGGCCAGAAGGTCTGCGGCCACAGGGGGGCGATCCAGGCGCCGGGTGAGCTCCGGGGGCAGGATTTGGCGCAGGCCCTCCAGGTGGGGTTCGAGCACGGCGCGTTCGGCGGCCGAGAGCGTATCGTCGAGCAAGGCGAGCAGGGCCAGGTAGAGCCGGCTCGTCTCCTCGTAGCGGGCGCGCTCGGTTTTTCCGAAGACCTCCCGGATGCGTTGATCGGCGTAGCGGATCCACTCCAGCCGGTTCGGGGCCTCGGATAAGGTTTCAGAGCCGGTCTGCGAAGTCGCCCCTTGAGCCTGCGCGGCAGCGCTGGCGAACATCCCCATCAAGCCCAGCAGGCCGACGCCCAAGGCGAACATGCGCACCGCACCTTTTCGCAGTACGGAAATATCGTCTCGCCAAGCGCCGTGCGCAAGCGCCGCACGGGCGAGATTAAAACGTAAGGGGCCGCCCCGAAGGGCGGCCCCGGAGGAATGCGGACAAAATACGGACGCCTAACGCCCCATGTTCGGGTTGCTCAGCCGCTCCCGGTCGGTGATCTCCAGGTACTGCCAGGTGCCGGCCGGCAGGTGCCAGCGGCCGAAGCGGCGCTGGTCTATGAGGCGCTGCCCCTGAACGAAGAGCTCTTTGTCGCGCTCCACGTAGATCACGTCCAGGTTCACGCTCGTCAGGGGGCTTAGCCCGTAGTTGGCCCGTACCTCGTTGACCAGGCTTAGGGCTGTGGCCGGGCTTCCGCCTAGGCGCAGCTCCAGTTCGGCCAGCATGAGGTTGTTTTCCTGCCAGGTGATGATGGGCAGCGGGGACTCCCGATCCGGGTACTTGGCCTGCCGGAAGAAGGTCGTGCCCGGAGCTGAGGCGGCGCGCTCAACCGGGATGCGGGCCGATTCGCGCGGGTCGTCAACAAGATACCGCTGCCAGAAGCGCGTATCGACGACGATCTGCGTTCGGCCCCGGCCGCCGCCGAAGAACCAGGGGTTGTTGTCCTGCGTCGAATACAGGGCCCGGAAGGGCGCATCGCCCCGGCGCAGGCCCTGCTGGGCGGCCGCGCGGGCTTCGGCGTACTTGCCGTTGTAGAGGTGGGCGCGCGCAATAAGCGAGTAGATCGTGCGGCGCTGCAGGTCGTTTTGCGCATACCGGAGCGCCTCGTTCCACAGGGCGACGGCCCGGTCATAAAGTTGGGAGCTGGGCACAAAAGGCCCGCCGCCCTCATCGAAGCCGCCCCCCTCAGTGGGGCCAACGCCGTAGTAGGAGGCCCAGACAAAGCGCACCAGGCCCCCGTACAGGTGGGCATTGTAGAGAGCCTGGATTCGGATCGCGTCGTTGCGGAACGTGCCGATCCGGTTTACGCGCTCGATCAGGTCCTTGGAGATGTAGTAAGCGCGCCCCAGGGGCAGCATAGCACCCGTGGTGGAGTTGTTATCCCGCCTTGGGTTGCCCTGGTCGATGTCCAGGTACGTGGGGAAGGTCGCGTTCGTCACGCGCGTATCGAAAAAGCACTGATCCGAAAGCAGATCCCCCAGCATAGCGGCTTGCCCGTAGGCCTGGCCGAACTGCTGCTGTAGGCCGATGATCACATAAGGGATCTGGCTTTCATCGATCAGCTCATCCTGCACCTCGTCGATCGGGGCCTCGACGTCCTGCACAAACTC
This portion of the Bacteroidota bacterium genome encodes:
- a CDS encoding DUF72 domain-containing protein, which gives rise to MEGHRIYVGTSGWSVLSGPERRALGGPGPLLARYGRVFPAVEVNTTFYRSHRPGTYARWAELVPEGFRFAVKMPRWITHLGRLRRLDGLEPFLTEVRHLGPKLGPVLVQLPPSLRYDPEPVEAFFAALRGLYDGPCACEGRHGSWFSEEAGAMLGRWRIARVVADPAPIPAEPEPGGCGELVYVRLHGRPRMYYSAYAPAELEAWIGRLLRWAKQGPVWCFFNNTASQEGLENARYTWERLQAECGSP
- a CDS encoding GWxTD domain-containing protein → MFALGVGLLGLMGMFASAAAQAQGATSQTGSETLSEAPNRLEWIRYADQRIREVFGKTERARYEETSRLYLALLALLDDTLSAAERAVLEPHLEGLRQILPPELTRRLDRPPVAADLLAWWRSQDARPATARNERIEEHLERWAYAHRHYTYEDRLDDRGRIYIRYGPPARQTRVRLDDPRYRRLVLDREPTLSPLEFPENEFWVYSQVDRNLHYLFIRRPGEGFRIGSSEELIPRPLRNSPRRAEALLRTLEEIYRQLALYHIDYGALYDEVANYVATLESQVPQRPELPPTAFGQRMLLQVQNEEAYLLERREQLQAPPYTNVLDPYEALQIELRWARFLDPDGTTRTELYWSGPARSFEPSRAMRRRLERARMPLEQAEYLLVGSIVQTDSAYQPRVRHYFRHRLAPQAARQREAVLEPRTYTIRGDTGLYHLAFELDQYLLPSRSRVPNLDSIPLLKTYVQRLDSLRALNPNPARLEMSDLMLLEVLQEAALSARPVPAGATRPYPYSSCLPGAPLALYYEVYHLKPNAAGQARVRTTYEVLRRVPTGPLGTEFRLERTSGATTHITSGSTLREYLLLETRNWTPGEVTIRLQITDLESGQRTERELKLLVIEPT
- a CDS encoding RagB/SusD family nutrient uptake outer membrane protein, whose translation is MTATLLRRAALGALLLLGWGLGTGCSEFVQDVEAPIDEVQDELIDESQIPYVIIGLQQQFGQAYGQAAMLGDLLSDQCFFDTRVTNATFPTYLDIDQGNPRRDNNSTTGAMLPLGRAYYISKDLIERVNRIGTFRNDAIRIQALYNAHLYGGLVRFVWASYYGVGPTEGGGFDEGGGPFVPSSQLYDRAVALWNEALRYAQNDLQRRTIYSLIARAHLYNGKYAEARAAAQQGLRRGDAPFRALYSTQDNNPWFFGGGRGRTQIVVDTRFWQRYLVDDPRESARIPVERAASAPGTTFFRQAKYPDRESPLPIITWQENNLMLAELELRLGGSPATALSLVNEVRANYGLSPLTSVNLDVIYVERDKELFVQGQRLIDQRRFGRWHLPAGTWQYLEITDRERLSNPNMGR